One segment of Streptomyces sp. NBC_01463 DNA contains the following:
- a CDS encoding substrate-binding domain-containing protein produces the protein MRLPIRAVMPGVLTLAVLLASSACTVKTSGEPSDDRPRATGKAGHGGAELADGSGTEVALVPGGAHPYFQPWKKAGAAAEKAYGLGDVAFDETAEWDQQKQNNLLSTLAARGYNAFGVFGVSPTDINTTFADLKSQGLTVASLGSCPAGGKNEAEFCLSTNVELAAYKAARAAIGAMGGKGTLVHLTGNNVDANTQLRMKGVSKAVSETGGKVRLLQTITDIDKDLQTAQKAVSDLLAAKGSKIQGIVATAYNPAVAAADAVRSAGSPAKVVAIDDDAKILGSIRKGTVTATVVQNPVAQADIGAWALALLQTGQCTVREPGQIVDSGSFVVTESNVDTYDNARKAKTEQLRKQFADQVLTCG, from the coding sequence ATGCGTCTCCCGATCAGAGCTGTGATGCCCGGCGTTCTCACCCTCGCCGTTCTCCTGGCGTCCTCCGCGTGCACGGTGAAGACCTCGGGCGAACCGTCGGACGACCGGCCCAGGGCGACCGGCAAGGCCGGTCACGGCGGCGCGGAGCTCGCCGACGGGTCGGGCACCGAGGTGGCGCTCGTCCCGGGTGGGGCCCACCCGTACTTCCAGCCGTGGAAGAAGGCCGGAGCCGCCGCCGAGAAGGCGTACGGCCTCGGCGACGTGGCGTTCGACGAAACAGCCGAATGGGACCAGCAGAAGCAGAACAACCTGCTGTCCACGCTCGCCGCGCGTGGCTACAACGCCTTCGGCGTGTTCGGGGTGTCGCCGACCGACATCAACACCACGTTCGCCGACCTGAAGTCGCAGGGGCTGACCGTGGCCTCGCTCGGCTCGTGTCCCGCCGGCGGGAAGAACGAGGCCGAGTTCTGCCTGTCGACGAACGTCGAACTCGCCGCGTACAAGGCGGCGCGGGCCGCCATCGGAGCCATGGGCGGCAAGGGCACGCTGGTTCACCTCACCGGGAACAACGTCGACGCCAACACCCAGTTGAGGATGAAGGGCGTCTCCAAGGCGGTGTCCGAGACCGGCGGCAAGGTCAGACTGCTCCAGACCATCACGGACATCGACAAGGACCTCCAGACCGCGCAGAAGGCGGTCTCGGACCTTCTCGCGGCCAAGGGCAGCAAGATCCAGGGCATCGTCGCCACCGCGTACAACCCGGCGGTGGCCGCCGCCGACGCGGTCAGGAGCGCCGGTTCGCCTGCCAAGGTCGTCGCCATCGACGACGACGCCAAGATCCTCGGCTCGATCCGGAAGGGAACGGTCACCGCCACCGTCGTGCAGAACCCGGTCGCCCAGGCGGACATCGGAGCGTGGGCACTCGCCCTGCTGCAGACCGGGCAGTGCACCGTCCGCGAGCCCGGACAGATCGTGGACTCCGGCTCCTTCGTCGTCACCGAGTCCAATGTCGACACCTACGACAACGCCCGGAAGGCCAAGACCGAGCAGCTCAGGAAGCAGTTCGCGGACCAGGTCCTCACCTGCGGCTGA
- a CDS encoding glycoside hydrolase N-terminal domain-containing protein — protein MSRRTPAQPTAQDQGGMSRRGVLRAAASMTALVALSSLPEFTTNAAAVTRPHALSLVPESDAVTLWYTEPGAEARSVEEGLPLGNGRLGALATGGPARDALILTDATLWTGHANAALQSDGQFPYGTGDFGTFGMLARAVLEIPAHAPGAVSGYRRTLDMSNGLVTVSYRAAGVTYRREVFASHPDDVIVVRLSQSGGGSYTGSMTLSGTRGETVSANAGAAEASFSAALPNALKYATAVKAAGTGGTVSASGTKVTFSGCTEVLLILSGGTNYKADASVAYKDPSLVPLDVARTKASRATTAGGPALLATHVADYQRLQQRMTVDVGRSTTAQRAMATPARLAARAADGSAPDPELEVSYLQYGRYLTICGSRSSLPTNLQGLWLDTNAPAWMSDYHTDINVQMNYWLPDRAGLSECFDAFTDHCVAQLPGWQATTRDLFQDSRNRFRNTSGKVAGWTLGISTNIWGGNGWWWHPAGNAWMCNSLYEHYEYTQDAAHLAKIYPLLKGACEFWESRLVTVSVPDPATGGTKQVLVDDHDWSPEHGPQDARGITYAQELVWQLFRNYRAAAAALAEDAAYAATVSGLQDRLYLPEVSASSGWLEEWMSDDNLGETTHRHLSPLIGLFPGDRIDLTHSPAELVTGATRLLEARGMASFGWASAWRSICWSKLKRADKAYELVLDVLRPSVNFSNGSAINMFDMYSFGSSSVFQIDANYGTSVAMIQMLVESRPGQVELLPAIPGAWAAAGSVTGVGVRGGFTLDMHWKAGQVTGATLRGTAGRSIEVVFGEWSSHVTIPANGSVSVAPPAQHTVFQLVNRRTGKAVDVPGASTANGTALIQYTPSRAVNQQFRFVPVGGERYEIYTTHGSTPLTWAVWGGTTDAGARITQWTPEHSTSQQWKVADAGDGYVTVTCVRSGKALGIAGGSTADGAAVEQQAPDGGTGQQWRRIGW, from the coding sequence ATGTCCCGTCGTACACCCGCTCAGCCCACCGCCCAGGACCAGGGCGGTATGTCCCGCCGCGGCGTACTGCGCGCGGCAGCGTCGATGACCGCGCTGGTCGCACTGTCGTCGCTGCCGGAGTTCACCACGAACGCCGCCGCGGTGACGCGTCCTCATGCGCTGTCGCTGGTGCCCGAGAGCGACGCGGTGACGCTCTGGTACACCGAGCCCGGTGCCGAGGCCCGCAGTGTCGAGGAGGGACTGCCCCTCGGCAACGGCAGGCTGGGGGCGCTGGCCACCGGCGGCCCCGCCCGCGACGCGCTGATCCTGACGGACGCGACGCTGTGGACCGGCCATGCCAACGCCGCACTGCAGTCGGACGGGCAGTTCCCCTACGGCACGGGCGACTTCGGTACGTTCGGAATGCTGGCCAGGGCCGTTCTCGAGATCCCGGCCCACGCGCCCGGGGCCGTCAGCGGCTACCGTCGCACGCTGGACATGAGCAACGGCCTGGTGACCGTCTCGTACCGGGCGGCCGGTGTGACGTACCGCCGCGAAGTGTTCGCGAGCCACCCCGACGACGTGATCGTGGTGCGGCTGTCGCAGAGCGGCGGTGGCTCCTACACGGGATCGATGACGCTTTCCGGGACGCGTGGCGAGACGGTGTCGGCGAACGCGGGCGCCGCGGAGGCGTCGTTCTCGGCCGCGCTGCCGAACGCCCTGAAGTACGCGACCGCGGTGAAGGCCGCCGGAACGGGCGGGACCGTCTCGGCGTCCGGTACGAAGGTCACGTTCAGCGGCTGCACCGAGGTGCTGCTGATCCTCTCCGGCGGCACCAACTACAAGGCGGACGCGTCCGTCGCGTACAAGGACCCCTCGCTCGTACCCCTGGACGTCGCCCGCACCAAGGCCTCGCGGGCCACGACGGCCGGCGGGCCGGCGCTGCTGGCCACACACGTGGCCGACTACCAGCGGCTCCAGCAGCGCATGACGGTGGACGTGGGCAGGTCGACCACCGCCCAGCGGGCGATGGCCACGCCCGCCCGGCTGGCCGCCAGGGCGGCGGACGGGTCCGCGCCCGACCCGGAACTGGAGGTGTCCTACCTGCAGTACGGCCGCTATCTGACCATCTGCGGTTCCCGGAGCAGCCTGCCCACCAACCTCCAGGGCCTGTGGCTCGACACCAACGCTCCGGCATGGATGAGCGACTACCACACCGACATCAACGTCCAGATGAACTATTGGCTCCCCGACCGTGCGGGCCTGTCCGAGTGCTTCGACGCCTTCACCGACCACTGCGTCGCCCAGCTGCCCGGCTGGCAGGCCACCACCCGGGACCTCTTCCAGGACTCCCGCAACCGGTTCCGGAACACCTCCGGGAAGGTGGCCGGCTGGACCCTGGGGATCTCCACGAACATCTGGGGCGGAAACGGCTGGTGGTGGCACCCCGCCGGCAACGCGTGGATGTGCAACTCCCTGTACGAGCACTACGAGTACACCCAGGACGCGGCGCACCTGGCGAAGATCTACCCCCTGCTCAAGGGCGCCTGCGAGTTCTGGGAGTCGCGGCTCGTCACCGTGAGCGTGCCCGACCCCGCAACAGGTGGGACGAAGCAGGTCCTCGTCGACGACCACGACTGGTCGCCGGAACACGGGCCGCAGGACGCACGTGGCATCACCTACGCGCAGGAACTGGTCTGGCAGCTGTTCCGGAATTACCGGGCCGCCGCTGCCGCACTGGCCGAGGACGCCGCCTACGCCGCCACCGTCTCCGGGCTCCAGGACCGGCTGTACCTGCCCGAGGTCAGTGCCTCCAGCGGATGGCTGGAGGAGTGGATGAGCGACGACAACCTCGGGGAGACGACGCACCGTCATCTGTCCCCGCTCATCGGCCTCTTCCCCGGTGACCGTATCGACCTCACACACTCGCCCGCCGAGCTCGTCACGGGAGCGACCAGGCTGCTGGAGGCGCGCGGCATGGCCAGCTTCGGCTGGGCCAGTGCCTGGCGGTCCATCTGCTGGTCGAAGCTGAAGCGCGCGGACAAGGCGTACGAACTCGTTCTGGACGTGCTGAGGCCTTCGGTGAACTTCAGCAACGGCAGCGCGATCAACATGTTCGACATGTACAGCTTCGGCAGCAGTTCCGTCTTCCAGATCGATGCCAACTACGGCACGTCCGTCGCGATGATCCAGATGCTGGTGGAGTCCCGCCCCGGTCAGGTGGAACTGCTTCCGGCCATCCCGGGCGCGTGGGCCGCTGCCGGGTCCGTCACCGGAGTCGGTGTACGAGGCGGCTTCACGCTCGACATGCACTGGAAGGCCGGCCAGGTGACCGGAGCGACGCTGCGGGGAACGGCCGGCAGATCGATCGAGGTCGTCTTCGGGGAGTGGAGCAGTCACGTCACCATTCCCGCCAACGGATCGGTGTCCGTCGCACCACCTGCCCAGCACACCGTCTTCCAGCTGGTCAACCGCAGGACGGGCAAGGCCGTCGACGTCCCCGGTGCCTCCACCGCCAACGGCACCGCGCTGATCCAGTACACCCCGAGCCGGGCCGTGAACCAGCAGTTCAGGTTCGTACCCGTCGGGGGAGAGCGGTACGAGATCTACACCACCCACGGCAGCACACCCCTGACCTGGGCCGTCTGGGGCGGCACCACGGACGCCGGTGCCAGGATCACCCAGTGGACGCCCGAACACAGCACCAGCCAGCAGTGGAAGGTCGCCGACGCGGGCGACGGCTACGTCACCGTCACCTGTGTACGCAGCGGCAAGGCCCTCGGCATAGCCGGTGGTTCCACCGCCGATGGTGCGGCGGTGGAACAGCAGGCCCCCGACGGCGGCACGGGCCAGCAGTGGCGGCGTATCGGCTGGTGA